A region from the Acidiphilium acidophilum genome encodes:
- a CDS encoding TlpA family protein disulfide reductase encodes MTLSPSSRRGFLTLAASGAALGLPRSGAAAIQSAPPLYITTPKPLPAFNFSDASGHPLTLADFLGKFVLLNIWATWCIPCRKEMPTLDQLQVKLGGPHFEVVPVSIDTEGLAAVRKFYTEIKIKHLGIFLDPSGSAMQVLNLEGLPTSFLIDPNGNQIGRKTGVVAWDSPSVIRFLKHKIS; translated from the coding sequence GCGGCGCTTGGCCTGCCACGATCCGGGGCAGCAGCCATCCAGAGCGCCCCGCCGCTCTATATCACCACGCCGAAGCCGTTGCCGGCCTTCAACTTCTCCGACGCATCAGGTCACCCCCTCACGCTCGCCGATTTCCTCGGCAAATTCGTGCTGCTGAACATCTGGGCGACTTGGTGCATCCCCTGCCGCAAGGAAATGCCCACCTTGGATCAGTTGCAAGTAAAGCTTGGTGGTCCGCATTTCGAAGTGGTGCCGGTTTCGATTGATACCGAGGGACTCGCAGCGGTCAGGAAATTTTATACGGAGATCAAAATCAAGCATCTCGGCATTTTTCTTGACCCGAGCGGCAGCGCGATGCAGGTCCTCAACCTCGAAGGCCTGCCGACAAGTTTTCTGATCGACCCGAATGGCAACCAGATCGGTCGTAAGACTGGCGTCGTGGCCTGGGACAGTCCTTCGGTGATCAGATTTTTGAAACACAAGATATCATGA